ATAGATGTTTTTCGATCTAAAAAGAAGAAGAGGTTTTTCGTTGCTTATCGTAAATGGGGCAAACACAAAGCCATTCTCACCATCAAGATCGCCATATGAAAGCAGCTCTGCAGGCTCGTTATTTTCCACAATAAGCGTAGGCTTAGCGTTGAATGGCAAAAAGTAGCAGGCAAATGCTATTCCTCGAGCAATGAGTTCATCTAGTAAACGGGCATATTGAGTAGGTACTATAGACATTACTATCGGCGTTCAATAATCATATTGGTAACACGTATTGATGAGATGAGGCGTTCGCCCTGAAACACATCAACATTCCACAGATGGGTAGAACTACCTTGGTGAATTATGGTTCCAACTCCTTTCACCTCGCCATCGCGAGCTCCTGAGATGTGGCTGGTGCTTAGCTGCATCCCGCGAACATCATGAGTAGCCGTATCTATTAAAAGAAAGGATCCATGCCCGGCAATTGTTTCGGCAAGTGCAATGGTTGCCCCTCCGTGAAGTATTCCAACTGGCTGTACAGTTCGATGATCTACTGGCATGGTGGCTTCAACCCGTCCCTTCCCAATCTTTGTAATTACGATTCCAAGATTCTCCATAAGA
This window of the Acetobacteroides hydrogenigenes genome carries:
- a CDS encoding PaaI family thioesterase, which produces MKSISIDSSLEEINESFKGTLMENLGIVITKIGKGRVEATMPVDHRTVQPVGILHGGATIALAETIAGHGSFLLIDTATHDVRGMQLSTSHISGARDGEVKGVGTIIHQGSSTHLWNVDVFQGERLISSIRVTNMIIERR